The Coffea arabica cultivar ET-39 chromosome 10e, Coffea Arabica ET-39 HiFi, whole genome shotgun sequence region ATCGTCCAACAAGCATCCTCATGATAACATTGAGTGTAAAAACTGAAATCCAATAGTTCAAATCAACTCTTATTAGGCTTCCATTCTTTGAAACTCTGTAAATTGACCTGAGAATCATCTTAATTTCTTCTTCCCTGATAAATGAAGTCCTCTGGAGGCTGTTGAAAGAGAAAGATTCAACGACCAAGAGGCGACGAAGAACCCTCCACAAGTGGCCATATGGGGCTATCCCAACGACTGTATAGTTATAGGAAAACCTGTCCCCTGCCATGCCACGAGGACGGTTTGCAAGTATGATATCATTCCTGGTGAAGCACTCTTCAATGGTGGATGGAGATGACACAACAACAAAGGAACGGCGGCCGAATTGGAGAAAGAAAATTGGACCATATCTTGATGATAATGAAGTCAAGTCTTCGTAGAGTGAGTTCTTGATAAGGTAAAGATGGCCAAttattggcaaagcaagtggactTGGTGGTAACTTCTTGTTCTTGACATGGTTAAATAGCAAGCTTTTGGAGATGAGAAGTAAAGGTAAAGAACACAATAAGATGGTGACGAGGTAGTAGCAGAGATTCTCCATGGCCTAAAGCTGAAAATCACACAGAGACTTCTTAGTTAACTCCTGCTATTTTTGTCCCCTATTGCATTGAACAGAGGTATGTGCTAAAAGGTCAAACTGATAAGGCCAAAGTTATTGGTTATTGGATAATGTTAATTATTCATGAAACAGGAAATTCATGAGCTAATTGTGGAAGGAACTTTGTCATTTTTGATGTATATAAGCTCACCAATTCAGATAAGCAATTGGCAAGAATTACACATtgaaatatctcaaataattgtCGACATCAATCAATTGCAGAAAAAAGGTGttttaaaattaaaagcttGCAGATTTTGACTCTAGAGCATGGAAGAGTCAAAGTCACCGGTAGTTTTCCACTAACATGCCAAGAAGAACTTTCAATACACGGATTAGTATGGAAAATGAGGAGAATTTAGTAGTTTGCACCTTTGTGTATGTTGGTTCTTTAGGAAAAAAAGAGTTGTAAAACGAAAAATCATTGAAAAGTCCATCATATTTCACCAAGAATTTTGTTGTCcttcatttttaaaatgataACTTTACATCACTTACAAAATCAAGTCGATAAAATTTGATCTTATTCTAAGTTTTCAAGTACTTTTTACTCTAAAACCATCACATAATCTatacatgatcatttttttgggacaaaaataTTGGATTTCATTTATAGTTAAACAAATAACCagatttatattcatttttattccaaaaaagTAAGATCTTATCCGACCTATATtgatttttttcctaaaaaaaatagATTCTGACCTAATCTATATTCATTTTGCCACTAAAAAGGTGGGATCTAACTTTTTTACATATAAACAATGACTACATATCAGTCATGTAGTAATTTCAGGTTAAAAAATGGTCAAAATTTTAGGTCGAgactaaattttattaatttaaatttataagagatataaagttaatattttaaaaataaaaaataaaaaaaattatttgataaAATGCGAGGTAcgtttaaaatgatttttcggTTGCAAAATTCCTCGTCGGATAAATTTTTGAGGAAAACAGTGCGTTGCGCACTAAATTTTCTTTCACTCTGAGTAACCGAGAACCTTTTACTGTAGAATCACGAGCAGGTATTTTTCTGCCCTTTTCCATGtaccttttcttcttgtttttcgttttgGGTCAGAGACTCAGAAGCAGACGATAAGACCCGTTCGACGGCCCTACCCGTAGAAAGTGGGTTGTCATGCCGCTGTCTCACCCGAGCCCTTCTCCCCCAAATTAGGTCGTACAATTTCTTTTTATTCGGCTATGAGATTTTAAATCTCCATTCTTCTGGTAttcagactttttttttttttttcataatcaAATTTGGTTTCGTCGAATTGTGTAGCTCTGCAGAATTGAATCCACTAGTCTACTGAAATTATCTTCAAATTCAACTTATGATTCGAAATCCAAATATCCAACAAGTATTTTTTGATTAATACATAGGATAGGAGTGGGCACGGTACCCGCCCCTAACATGATTTGGCTGACCCGACTCTAATATATCGGATCAGTCATTTTGCGACCCTAACCCGCTCCTAATATTTTCGGGTACTCGAATAGCGGGTACCCGAAAAAAAGGGGCGGGTCATAGGGTACCCGTccctaaaaaaaaactatttttcaataaaaaaaaatttattttctacttaatatcaacatgtatttcaataaaaaaacatgcttttccaattaatattggtagagatattgtaattaaagtccatacatcaccattttcacacatttcatccaataatcaaatcgatctcataaatttagtacatattagAATATCTAATGGACAAAACGAAGTttcataataattttgagtacatcaccattttcacacatttcatacttctacaacacaacaaacacaaGGATAATAAGTATTTGGTAACTTCCCCAAGGATATTATGGTACAAGACCGCATCTCAAATAAGTCAATTGTGAAATCAAGTTCGGAAAAGAATTGAATAGaactaattatttttgaaaaaaatataaccaaaataaTGTTAAAAATCTTCCCCAACTTCTTTACATCTTTGGAATAGACCTTATGATATTaaggtgatgaaaaagaaaaataaatttcttacactaaataaaagagacaaatttaAGAGATATAATTGCAAATGAATGACACAAATATTTTAATTATCTAGCTAACAGAAAATTGAGACTCCAAACAAAAatctttgattgaattgatgCAAGATTTGCAGGAAAGATCGATGGaggtagaataaaaataaaaaagatgaaagggatgaacaatttttataacagagttttacaaattttttttttcattttgttcatgTTTCACCGAGAATATTcactttcttcaaaaaaaatgagaagagtAAATCATATATGATTAGAATATGAGGCTGCGAGCCACTTCACTTGCACTTAGgattaaaaattacaaaattataaaatgatccctactttttaaatatttataaaatataccctgcgggtcgggtacccgcgggtttttatttttctgatccgTATCCGTACCCGATTTTTCGGGTACCCGACCCTCATCTGCCCCGCTAAGAAAAATCGGATCGGGTATCCTATTTTTtggatcggatcggatcggattCATCGGGTTTTCGGATCGGCGGATTTTTTTGCCCACCCTTAACATAGGATTCAAAATACTTTGAATCTTTGATATTGTAGTTTCCATAAACGGAAGGGCACTTTCCTCTTCTAAGTGACGCTTGCATCTTTCATCAATTGAAATGAGTTTATAGGAAGTACACTATATATTTCTCATATCTTTGTTGACTAAGTAGTTTGTTGTTGGAAATTAGATttgcatggaaaaaaaaaaacaaacttaaaTCCCAAAATAGCTTTAGTTTAGTGATCAAAATTGAGATCATAAGAATTAAAGATTCTAGTTCGAGGCTCGTTACTATTTGTACTGTACgggtttgtaatttttttttttttttgttgaaattgctactatttatataatataatctATTGATTGCATTACTCTCGTGGATGGTTTCTTGGAAACCCATTTTGAAAAGTAAAAgtacattgtttttttttttttttttttttttaacggaaACGATAGATGACATTTTATAGATAAAACTAACTTTACAATATCTGAGCAATGGCCCAAGCAACTATACTAAGTGTACCAAGACACTTAAGGAGAGCCAAAAAATCTCTCCTCATCCCTACATATGCTTAAAGCATAATGACTAATGTGATTACATTGTTCTTTCTTTAGTAGACACAATATCTTGGATTAAACATGGACAAACTTAATTACCTGCTAactaatttgattttttgaacaTATATTAATTGGGTTATTCTCCCATAACTTGTTCGATTTTTGGAACGCATATATATTGGGTAAATCTCTCATAACTGGGAGAGGAGTTGGATTGATTCTTGTCGTGGAATGCACATGACCTCCAAAGGCTTAGCCATGGACAATGTAATTCTAGTGGTATAGCTTGTGTTGATTTCATCTTCTTCAATCTTTCTCCAATCAAAGCACTGAATGAATGATCCCACTGCCAATGAAATATTTCTAATTCCCATGTTGGCTCCAGGACAGGCTCTCCTTCCCACCCCAAATGGCACAAAGTTGAACCTTTCTCTCTCCATTTCCATTGCCTCAAATCTCTCTGGCTTGAACATTTCTGGCTCCTCCCAGACTTTGGGGTCCCGTTGCATGGCCCAAGCATTAACTATAAGCGTTGAACCTTTTGGGATATCATATCCCCCAACGGTGAAATCTTCCGATGGACAATGAGGCAGCAAAAGAGGTGCTGGAGGATACAGTCTCATTGTCTCGTTCACAATGCAGCGCAGATACGGAAGCTTTGGAAGATCAGATTCATCCAGCAATCTCCTATGTCCTATATTGTTGTCAATTTCCCTTCTCAGTTTATTCATTGCCTCTGGATGACTCAATAAAAGCGACATAGCCCACTCAGTTGTCACGATAGATGTTTCAGTTCCTGCCACAAACATAATCTGAAGCATTTTTTTGTTAGATTCCGAAAAATAAACATGCTCTCAAAGACCGACAATCAAGACTATAAAATTGGCAGAACTACGATGGCCTTTGGCCAAAAACTCAAAGTCGCACTTCTTACTACTAGTGATTCTTGCTAAAGCACTTGAGAAGATGCAGTGTTAGTGAGAAATCACTTTTTAGTTCAGTtatcaaataaaaggcattctTTAAGGTCAGATTACTAAATGCAAAAACAAGCACGGACTTTAGGCGGTAATCTTCCACTACATAATTTGCAAGAAGCCAACTTTCTCATGAAGTTCCAGGATTGCTTATCCCCAAAATCAGTAAATAGTCCCGAGTATTTCCGGAATCATTTTAAAGCTTGCTCGTATACATGGAGCAAGGAAAAAGTATGATCACCGTGAAGCAGGAATTGGTACAGACTATGAGAGTACCCACGAGTGATACTTGTGGATACACTGCAATAAGGACCTTGTTCTAGGTATGTGGAACCGAGCAGGTGATCGAGCGGTTTGGTCAAACGTTTGGCTCGAACTTGATTTGACCGAATTCAAGTTTGAGCTCAACCTACTCGTTTTGTgtaacgagtcgagttcgaataTTAGTAATAACTACTCGGGTATTCAACAAGTTTAATGgagtatttatattatttatatataatatattttaattatagaATGACTATTCTGAGTTcgtattttaataaatttacatgaAATAATGTTCAGTAAAAAAAGTGATGAATGGCAAAATGATAATATGAtaaatctaaaatgtaaaaaattaaaaacaagaaaaaaaaccaCTCAGTTTGATCTCAAAACTCaaactcaaactcgagctcaagTAGCTCGAGTCTGACAAGGCTTGCGATTTACTCGAGCTCAAACAAGTTgagttcaaatttaattttcatcATGTTGAGTCGAATTTAAAGTCAAATTTTTATACTCGTTCAAGCTCAAACTCAAGTAGCACTGATAGTAATCGAGTTTGAGTTCACATATGGTGCTACTTCAGCTCGACTCGGGTCAATAACACCCCTACTTTGTTTAACAATGACTAATAAATGCCTTCTACTCATGTTAGCTGAACTCgaggttttttcttttttttttttttttttggagcagCTGGAGTGATAACGACCACAGCTCAACAAAAATCATTAATATcttccccccaaaaaaaaaaagcaaaaaggcAAATAAAAATAAGGAGGACCATAGACTATAGACGTCATGAATCTTGCCTAGCTAACTGCAACTCTACAACAGCTAAGAGAACTAGTGTAGAACTAGTACAGGATCATAAAATCAGCTGGCCTGGATTTCCCGTGCTCTATATGGGTTTGCTTTAGTAGGAATCGTATGTCCATTATCCAATTAACTCTATTGAAGTCAAGTCAACAAATACATGAAATCATCCGTAACTACGAGATTCATTTGAATTAATAAGTTCAAGAATTGCTATGATCTTCTCGAATGGAAAGAAGTACAGAAacatggagagagagagaattgcaTAGCCCACATACCATTAGAATGCTTCTGATAAGTTGATCCGAGTAAAAGTCAGGTTCTTGGTCTTGATGGAATAGAAGACTCCCAATCAAGGAGGCATTCTTCTTCTCCTTGTCCAATTTATCCCGTCGAATTTCATCTACTAGGCCCTGCAAGAATTTATCCCTCTTGTTCTGCAAAGAGATCATACTCCTTTCGAGCCCTTTGTAACCAATCCACCTCAATACTGGAAAAAAGTCGCATGAATTCATTGTAATACTCGTGGTAAATATGTCCCTGATTTCTTTACGCTTTTTCTTCCCCAACTCATTCCCGGCATCCTCCCTACCAACTGTGCATTTCCCTGCCACAATCCTCATCGCGATATTAAGCGTATAAACGGAAACCCAATGATTCAAATCGATACTTCGACTTCCTCTCTTACAAATTCTGTAAAACGATTGGAGAATGATCCGAATTTCGCCTTCCCGAATGACGGATGACTTCTGAAGGCTGTTGAATGAGAACGCTTCACTATTAGTGAGCCGACGAATAGCCCTCCAGACATGGCCATAGGGAGCCCAGACGAATGCTGTGTAGTCATAGCTGAAATGGTCCGCAGCGACAGAGTGAGGACGATTTGCTAATACAATGTCATTCTCTGTGAAGCATTCTTCAATGGCAGATGGAGAAGATACTACCACGAAAGATCGGCAGCCAAAACGGAGGAAGAAAACTGGACCATATCGATGTGATAGTTCAGTTAGAGACCGGTGCAGCACGTTCTTGATGAGGTAAAGGTGGCCAATTAATGGAAGAGCAGGCGGGCTTGGAGGTAACTTGTTAGTGGTATTAATATGAAACAGCAACCTTTTGAGGATGACAAGGAGAacacagaagaagaagaagaagaagatgagatAAGAGTAGAGATCAGGCTCCATGAAACTAGATGAGAGCAGCTTATAAGTTCAGCTAGTTAAAGACAACATTGGAAACTCGCAGATGGGGAAAGAATTGCCAGAGGTAGAAACTTGAGTTAGG contains the following coding sequences:
- the LOC113712606 gene encoding cytochrome P450 81C13-like; the encoded protein is MEPDLYSYLIFFFFFFCVLLVILKRLLFHINTTNKLPPSPPALPLIGHLYLIKNVLHRSLTELSHRYGPVFFLRFGCRSFVVVSSPSAIEECFTENDIVLANRPHSVAADHFSYDYTAFVWAPYGHVWRAIRRLTNSEAFSFNSLQKSSVIREGEIRIILQSFYRICKRGSRSIDLNHWVSVYTLNIAMRIVAGKCTVGREDAGNELGKKKRKEIRDIFTTSITMNSCDFFPVLRWIGYKGLERSMISLQNKRDKFLQGLVDEIRRDKLDKEKKNASLIGSLLFHQDQEPDFYSDQLIRSILMIMFVAGTETSIVTTEWAMSLLLSHPEAMNKLRREIDNNIGHRRLLDESDLPKLPYLRCIVNETMRLYPPAPLLLPHCPSEDFTVGGYDIPKGSTLIVNAWAMQRDPKVWEEPEMFKPERFEAMEMERERFNFVPFGVGRRACPGANMGIRNISLAVGSFIQCFDWRKIEEDEINTSYTTRITLSMAKPLEVMCIPRQESIQLLSQL